In a single window of the Lasioglossum baleicum chromosome 10, iyLasBale1, whole genome shotgun sequence genome:
- the LOC143212945 gene encoding uncharacterized protein LOC143212945 isoform X3, whose protein sequence is MNKGTEKSSDTSPDDVELSVSKLKPSFSSNNNMLLIPRNILQDIGISKSVVNDGKITMDTLEDFMSKDLKMTKKPSMIITNKNKSANNANGEIQGNATKVPIVNRDNEKLKPIINHRKRKKSNKNVANVGNDETTSDDIPKSQEVQNESDQYNNEKTLNGKESETERNSTYGTNENIIGRSKRIRKQTNFDNYITSSKKDTNCKKKTSVNIISGSPEASSTVKSNTKKNGNSKNSITPVLTRESLPLHCNNVSEQHSSVKNIKDISQEELNDSCRNTEISGDCKYDEGTDSKVSTINTLICETTNLKLDHTECSDDKSLILVEQNLSSESPLTTPAKRRKGRPRKTSLQQINDNTVADAPVLNKRHSGKSYNVTSNDDLSDDSNTESNLSNSFPARRRGRPSKGRGRSRAQSTLDTEYIPKLKGPTPSNNLKSDSAPVAKDTSNTLQVTIECGKCKETMQKKQWSWHSLTKHNDMCWIEGKEPLDLDDEKVTKRILAAAIKKRKGKLSCEKCGTIKRSVNGFLSHLQFCGKSDEERQALMMKCPICDAVMMPSSMEIHERMHRQAEENKLKELKLFPPNTEKVKRKAAEKAVTKISEFTELVKDVPIERKMKLNKCLLKNLIKAPEQKKYIPGVWKGKWRKELNLGNTLSCHQIRCNFTTSSLEDMQTHFSTCNFVPQEGYLCKICKYSTNNKEEMITHIMETHGAVDEDDKCSDFEEESYPNEKLSGMVLDKHHSFRLHWTEPFHPAIQWTMEFEQRNYEFRLYENHTPNQFTLLKNADAAKYLPQLEVSMRTRTGSTNSENLSDTETSWKQWQRFEGGFDKGNPMFFVGGPIWALAWLPIPSPIYRKNPTQYIALSTHPCMQSEYSVGSAYVGHNIIQIWSTGSLDQEADKGRVPSLSYALAHDAGTIWCLEWCPSGCYQDESLNNYEKKQEIQPTLKRMGMLAAACSDGNVHIYSLPFPEELGFEKTEKHTWPIYRTDPVMTLVVNMPMYDRNKQNWQCTKLSWSKEHNHKIIAAGFSNGYIALWDLTCQSPISMQKRQNTYIVNAFQHFFAHGNAVSNHFCSGSDSPIQSRTISGFG, encoded by the exons ATGAATAAAGGCACTGAAAAGTCTTCAGATACTTCTCCCGATGATGTGGAGTTATCTGTTAGTAAATTAAAGCCCTCATTCTCGAGTAATAATAACATGCTTCTTATTCCTCGTAATATATTACAAGATATTGGGATCAGTAAATCTGTAGTGAATG ATGGAAAAATTACAATGGATACTTTAGAAGATTTTATGTCGAAAGACCTTAAGATGACTAAAAAACCATCGATGATAATaactaataaaaataaatctgcAAATAATGCGAACGGTGAAATCCAGGGGAATGCAACAAAAGTGCCTATAGTTAATAGAGACAATGAGAAATTAAAGCCTATAATAAATCAtaggaaaaggaagaagagtAATAAAAATGTAGCTAATGTAGGAAACGATGAAACTACCTCAGATGATATACCAAAGTCTCAAGAAGTACAGAACGAATCTGATCAGTATAATAATGAAAAGACTTTAAATGGAAAGGAAAGTGAAACAGAAAGAAATAGTACTTATGGAactaatgaaaatataattggtAGATCTAAACGAATTCGTAAGCAAACTAACTTTGACAATTACATTACGTCATCCAAAAAAGacactaattgtaagaagaAGACAAGCGTTAATATTATATCTGGTTCACCTGAAGCAAGTAGCACAGTTAAAAGTAATacgaaaaaaaatggaaattcaaAGAATTCTATCACACCAGTTTTAACCAGGGAATCACTGCCTTTACACTGCAACAATGTATCTGAACAACATTCTAGCGTTAAAAATATCAAAGACATTTCTCAAGAAGAGCTGAATGACTCTTGTAGAAATACTGAAATTTCAGGAGATTGTAAATACGATGAAGGGACTGATAGTAAAGTATCTACGATAAATACTTTGATATGTGAAACCACAAATTTGAAACTGGATCACACCGAATGTTCAGATGACAAAAGTTTAATTCTAGTAGAACAAAACTTAAGTAGCGAATCTCCTTTGACGACGCCAGCAAAAAGGAGGAAAGGAAGACCTAGGAAAACTTCTTTGCAACAGATAAACGATAATACAGTCGCAGATGCTCCTGTACTTAATAAAAGACATAGCGGAAAATCATACAATGTTACAAGTAACGACGACTTAAGCGATGATAGTAATACTGAAAGTAACTTATCAAATTCTTTTCCTGCTAGAAGAAGAGGTAGACCAAGTAAAGGTAGAGGTAGAAGTAGAGCCCAATCTACATTAGATACCGAGTACATACCAAAACTAAAGGGACCAACACCTTCAAACAACTTAAAATCAGACAGTGCACCTGTCGCAAAGGACACTTCCAATACATTACAA GTAACAATAGAGTGCGGTAAATGTAAGGAGACAATGCAAAAGAAACAATGGAGTTggcacagtttgacgaaacatAATGATATGTGTTGGATAGAAGGCAAAGAACCTTTG GATCTCGATGACGAAAAAGTGACTAAAAGGATATTAGCTGCTGCCATCAAGAAAAGGAAAGGCAAACTATCTTGTGAAAAGTGTGGTACTATTAAACGAAGTGTGAATGGCTTCCTGTCGCATTTACAATTTTGCGGGAAGTCCGATGAG GAGAGGCAAGCTCTGATGATGAAATGTCCAATTTGCGATGCTGTTATGATGCCGTCTTCTATGGAGATACATGAGCGAATGCATAGGCAGGCTGAAGAGAATAAGTTGAaggaattaaaattatttccacCAAATACGGAAAAAGTGAAACGTAAAGCCGCCGAAAA GGCAGTGACAAAAATTTCGGAATTCACTGAACTTGTAAAAGATGTGCCTATTGAGAGGAAAATGAAACTAAACAAATGTTTATTG aaaaatttaataaaagcaCCTGAACAAAAGAAGTATATACCAGGTGTATGGAAGGGTAAGTGGCGGAAAGAGTTGAACTTAGGAAACACATTATCTTGCCACCAAATCAGATGTAATTTTACTACTTCGTCGTTGGAAGATATGCAAACACATTTTTCTACATGTAATTTTGTTCCTCAAGAG GGTTATTTATGCAAGATATGTAAATATTCAACTAATAACAAAGAAGAAATGATAACTCATATTATGGAAACACACGGGGCTGTAGATGAAGACGATAAATGTTCGGACTTTGAAGAAGAAAGTTATCCAAATGAAA AATTATCTGGCATGGTCCTGGACAAACATCACTCGTTTAGACTCCATTGGACAGAACCGTTTCATCCTGCTATACAGTGGACTATGGAATT TGAACAGAGAAATTATGAATTTCGGTTATACGAGAATCATACACCTAATCAGTTTACCCTGCTAAAGAATGCTGATGCTGCTAAGTATTTACCACAGCTGGAAGTTTCCATGAGAACAAGGACAGGAAGCACAAACTCTGAAAACTTATCTGATACAGAAACTTCGTGGAAACAATGGCAAAGGTTTGAAGGTGGTTTTGATAAAG GAAATCCTATGTTTTTTGTTGGTGGACCAATATGGGCATTGGCGTGGTTGCCCATACCATCGCCAATTTATCGTAAAaatccaacccaatatattgcTCTCAGTACTCATCCGTGTATGCAAAGTGAATATTCTGTAGGGTCAGCATATGTTGGacataatattatacaaatttGGAGTACAGGATCTTTGGATCAGGA GGCTGATAAAGGCAGAGTACCTTCTTTATCGTACGCTCTTGCCCATGACGCTGGTACTATATGGTGTTTAGAATGGTGTCCGTCTGGATGCTATCAAGATGAAAGTCTAAACAACTATGAAAAAAAGCAGGAAATACAACCTACTCTTAAACGAATGGGTATGCTTGCTGCAGCTTGTTCGGACGGTAATGTACACATTTATTCGTTACCCTTTCCGGAGGAACTTGGATTTGAAAAGACTGAAAAACATAC ATGGCCCATATATCGGACTGATCCGGTGATGACATTAGTTGTAAATATGCCGATGTACGATAGAAATAAACAAAACTGGCAATGCACTAAGTTATCGTGGAGCAAAGAACATAACCATAA AATAATTGCAGCCGGATTTTCAAACGGTTATATCGCATTATGGGATCTTACATGTCAGTCCCCAATATCAATGCAAAAGAGACAAAATACGTATATAGTAAATGCATTTCAGCATTTTTTTGCTCATGGTAATGCTGTAAGCA ATCATTTTTGTAGTGGTAGCGATAGTCCCATACAATCAAGGACGATTTCTGGCTTCGGGTAG